A stretch of the Macaca thibetana thibetana isolate TM-01 chromosome X, ASM2454274v1, whole genome shotgun sequence genome encodes the following:
- the LOC126946193 gene encoding uncharacterized protein LOC126946193 isoform X1 translates to MRRSLQWGRPWSTRGSSIWARSTPQRTTRLPDFSKVRTHRGPSAGRFFTCFPSSPCVTSAFPIQLCRQSYTTISKVKFVMVVNPSNTALRDNEIHRMFWKLHNSYIDVMCNPFCNPRTISRPGTDNMVMSMMIQVC, encoded by the exons ATGAGAAGATCTCTTCAATGGGGAAGGCCCTGGTCAACCAGAGGGAGCTCTATCTGGGCCCGCTCTACCCCACAGAGGACTACAAG GTTGCCAGACTTCTCCAAAGTGAGGACACACAGAGGGCCCTCAGCTGGCAGGTTCTTCACCTGCTTTCCCAGCAGTCCTTGTGTTACAAGTGCATTCCCTATCCAGCTATGCAGACAGAGCTACACTACCATCTCCAAGGTGAAGTTTGTCATGGTGGTGAATCCCTCCAACACAGCTCTTCGAGACAATGAAATCCACAGGATGTTCTGGAAGCTGCACAACTCCTACATAGATGTGATGTGCAACCCCTTCTGTAACCCGAGGACAATATCCAGGCCAGGGACTGATAACATGGTGATGTCTATGATGATACAGGTCTGCTGA
- the LOC126946193 gene encoding trafficking protein particle complex subunit 2-like protein isoform X2: protein MENELRFQYMVYTSLDMVDEKISSMGKALVNQRELYLGPLYPTEDYKVLPHNYTTISKVKFVMVVNPSNTALRDNEIHRMFWKLHNSYIDVMCNPFCNPRTISRPGTDNMVMSMMIQVC, encoded by the exons ATGGAGAACGAGCTGAGGTTCCAGTACATGGTGTACACATCTCTGGACATGGTGGATGAGAAGATCTCTTCAATGGGGAAGGCCCTGGTCAACCAGAGGGAGCTCTATCTGGGCCCGCTCTACCCCACAGAGGACTACAAGGTCTTGCCTCATAA CTACACTACCATCTCCAAGGTGAAGTTTGTCATGGTGGTGAATCCCTCCAACACAGCTCTTCGAGACAATGAAATCCACAGGATGTTCTGGAAGCTGCACAACTCCTACATAGATGTGATGTGCAACCCCTTCTGTAACCCGAGGACAATATCCAGGCCAGGGACTGATAACATGGTGATGTCTATGATGATACAGGTCTGCTGA